CTCCTGATAATAAAAATCATCTAGGTGCTACTAATAATTTCAAGAGTAATAAATGAGACATCAGAAAGGACGTGATATTCATGGAATATTATTATTAGATAAACCTGTAGATATTTCATCTAATAATGCTTTACAAAAAGTAAGATATTTATTCAACGCTAAAAAAGCAGGTCATACTGGTTCACTTGATCCTTTAGCTAGTGGTATGTTGCCTATTTGTTTAGGTAATGCAACAAAATTTTCACAATATTTACTTGATTCTGATAAGAGGTATAAAGTTATTGCTCGATTAGGAGAACGTACTGATACTTTTGATATATATGGCAAATTAATTTGTCGACGTCCAATAAAAATAAATCAAACTCAACTTGAGAAAGCATTAGATACATTTCGTGGTGATTTAATACAAATACCACCTATGTATTCTGCTATTAAATATCACGGGAAACCACTTTATAAATATATTCGCCAGGGTATTACTATAAAACGTAAAGGTAGATTAATTAAAATTTATGATTTACAATGTGAACGTTGGCAAAAAAATGAACTAGAATTAACTATTCATTGTTCAAAAGGAACTTATATAAGAACTCTGATTGATGATTTAGGTGAATTTTTAGGTTGTGGTGCTAATGTGATCTATTTAAGACGTTTACAGGTAGGTAGTTATTCTATTAAAAATATGGTAACAATGGATAATTTATACACCATCAAACAAAAAACAAATGGGGGGATTTATTTAAATAAAAAATTAGATTCTTTATTATTACCTATAGATAGCGCTATTAATCATTTTTGTGAAGTAAATGTTCCATATACCATTTCTAATTTTTTTAAAAAAGGACAATCGATTATTATTCATAATAATTCTTTTTCTAAAAAAATGTTTAAAGGTATGAAAGTTAAAGTTACAGAAGGTGATATGCATAAATTCATTGGGATTGCTGAAATAAAAGAACAAAATATAATAACTCCTATCCGTTTAGTATTTGAAAATTAATATTAAAAAGTTATGGCAAAGTATTAGTTTTATCTTGTAATAAAAACAATTTTAGTATATAATGCGATTGGTTATTAGTTCTAATAATTATATATTAGTTTCCTTTGTTTGATTTTTATAGAAAATTTGGAGATGTTAATGTATTCAAAAGCAAATATTATAGCAGAATATAGCAATAATAAAAAAGATACAGGTTCAAATGAAGTACAAGTTGCTTTATTAACCGCAAAAATTAATCTTTTACAAAATCATTTCATTAAACACAAGAAAGATCACCATAGTCGCCGCGGTTTATTAAAAATGGTTTCTAAACGTCGTAAGCAATTAAATTATTTGAAAATTAAAAATTTTGATAGCTATGTAAAACTTATTAATTGTTTGGAATTGCGTCATTAATCAATCTCTTTTTAGTATAAAGGGGCCTTTTAAAATTGGCCCCTTTATACTAAAAAGAGATTGATTTGATACTTTTTTATATTATTTAGATGTTTTATATAACAAAACTTAATAATATTTAAAATAAGTGTTATGTTAATGTATTAAATAAAATTTATAGTATTTATTTAGTTTTTAATATTAAATCTATATAGTTAAAGCTAAAAATATTATTATATAAATAATTGGTAATATTTAATAAGGGTATTTAATTTGCTTAATCCTATTATTCATAAATTTCAATATGGCCATCATACTGTTACTATTGAAACTGGTATAATGGCACGTCAAGCAACTGCTTCTGTGATGATTAACATGGATGGTACAGCTGTATTTGTAACTGTAGTTGGCCAAAAGAAAATTAAAAAAGGATTAGATTTTTTTCCGTTAACAGTTAACTATCAAGAACGTTGTTATGCCGCAGGACGAATACCTGGCAGTTTTTTTAGGCGCGAAGGACGACCTAGTGAAAAAGAAATACTAACTGCTAGGCTTATTGATCGTCCAATTCGTCCTTTATTTCCAGAAGGATTTGTTAATGAAATACAAATTATTGCAACAGTAGTATCTATCAATCCACAAGTAAATCCTGATATTGTTGCTATGATTGGTGCATCTGCTGTATTATCTATATCAGGTATCCCATTTGATGGCCCAATTGGTGCTGCACGGGTTGGTTATGTTGATAATCAATATATTTTAAATCCTACAGTTGATGAATTAAAAATAAGTCACTTAGATTTAATAGTCGCTAGTACATCAAATGCAGTAATAATGATAGAATCAAAAGCAGATTTATTAACTGAAGAACAAATATTTGGTGCAATAATTTTTGGTCATGAACAACAACAAATTGTAATTGAAAATATTAATTCTTTAACTATAAAAATTAATAAAGAAAAATGGAATTGGCAGCCAGATTTAATTAATGAAGAATTAAATATTCATATAACTGAACTAGTTGAAAAATATTTATGTAATATTTTCAGTATTACTGAAAAACAAGAACGTTATGCTAACATTGATAAAATAAAAGAAGATCTAATTAATACTCTGTTAAAAGAAAATGCATCTTTAGATATTATAGAAATTAACAAAATTTTTTCTAAGTTAGAAAGAAAAATAGTGCGGAATCGTATATTAAAAAATGAATCAAGAATTGATGGTAGAGAAAAAGATATGATAAGATCTCTTGATGTACGTACTGGTATATTACCACGCACCCACGGTTCAGCTTTATTTACTAGAGGAGAAACACAAGCATTAGTCACAGTAACTCTAGGAACTGAACGAGATGCACAAATTATTGATGAACCTATGGGTGAGTATATAGATCGATTTTTGTTTCATTATAATTTTCCATCTTATTCAGTTGGTGAAATAAGTATGCTTGGTACTCCTAAGCGTCGTGAAATTGGTCATGGATATTTAGCAAAACGTGCCATGTTGCCAGTTATTCCTAAACAATTAGAATTCCCTTATACTATACGTGTAGTTTCTGAAATAACTGAATCTAATGGTTCTTCTTCTATGGCTTCTATATGTGGGGCGTCATTAGCGCTAATGGATGCTGGAGTTCCAATTAAATCAGCAATAGCAGGGATTTCTATGGGATTAGTAAAAGAAAAAAATAATTTTATTATTCTTTCTGATATCTTAGGTGATGAAGATCATTTAGGCGATATGGATTTTAAAGTAGCAGGTAGTCGTGAAGGTATTAGTGCTTTACAAATGGATGTAAAAATTAATAGTATTACGCAAGATATTATTCAAATTGCTCTACATCAAGCAAAAGGAGCCAGGTTGCATATTTTAAATATAATGGAAGAGGTAATTAGTAGACCTCGTGATGATATTTCTGAATTTGCGCCTAGAATTCATACTATACGAATTAATCCTATTAAAATTAAAGATGTGATAGGTAAAGGTGGTTCTGTTATTCGTGCTTTGACAGAAGAAACAGGTACTATAATTGAGATTAATGATGATGGTACAATAAAAATTGCAGCAACTGATATTTCTAAAACCAAAGCTGCTATCAGACGTATTGAAGATATTACTGCAGAAATTGAAGTTGGTCGTATATATAATGGTAAGGTTACACGTATTGTTGATTTTGGAGCTTTTGTTTCTATAAGTAGTGGTAAAGAGGGATTAGTACATATTTCACAAATATCAGAAAAAAGAGTAGAAAAGGTTATTGATTATTTACAGTTAGGTCAAGAAGTGACGGTTAAAGTATTAGATATTGATCGACAAAATCGTATTAAACTCAGTATTAAAGAGGTCATTTCTAGCAAGAAACTTTTCTGAATAAAACAAGTTTTTTTTAAAATAAATATTTTATATTAAGTATGTATTAATAATTTTTCATATACTGACTATTTAAGTCAATAATTAATTTAAAAAAGTTTTTGTAAAAAATATTACGACAGTAAATAAAATTAATTCGTATTATAGTTAAATTATAATTCTAAAATTATTATTTATAAAAATAATTTATATATCAATTATTATAAAATGCTCATTTAATTAAAAATTATATAAGTAATTGTTTATAACAAAAAATGCAGTTTATAACTAATATTTGTAAAATATTTAATATTTCTTAAATTTAATAAAATTAAATTTTATTCTAGTTAATAAAACATCCAGTTTATATTATATTAATTATATAAAAAATTAATTATATAAAAATTAATATTTTTTATGTATGATTATATATTAAATTAATTAAACTTTTAACATAAAACATCAAAAAAACATCAGTGGGACAAATAAATTATCACTATTTAGAATTTTTTATAATTTTAAAAAATATTTGTCTAGTAACATAATTTTAGCCAGTTAATATTTTAATAAGATTAAGAGAAATTTTTATAAAGCTATCTAAACTGGCTACCATAAATACATGAGGCATTTTACATGACCAATGAGACTGAAATCTCTTTTGCTGATTTAGGTTTATCAACACCAATTATTTCTGCATTAAATGATTTAGGTTATGAAAAACCATCTCCTATACAAAAACAATGCATTCCTTATTTATTAGATGGTGGTGATTTATTAGGTATAGCACAAACTGGTAGCGGGAAAACAGCAGCATTTAGTTTACCATTGTTACATAACATAGATATGTTATTAAAATTCCCCCAACTATTAATATTAGCTCCAACTCGTGAATTAGCAGTACAAGTTTCAGAAGCAATAATTGAATTTTCTAAATATATGAGCAATATAAAAGTAGTTGCACTTTATGGTGGTCAACGTTATGACTTGCAGTTACGTGCACTTAAAAACGGTCCACAAATTGTAGTAGGAACACCTGGTCGTTTATTAGATCATTTAAGACGAGGCACTTTAAATCTTTTTTATTTACGTGGGTTAGTTATCGATGAAGCTGATGAAATGTTACGTATGGGATTTATTGAAGACGTTGAAAATATTATGAATAAAATTCCAAATAAACATCAAACAGCATTATTTTCTGCTACAATGAGAACAGCTATTCGTCGTATTACTTATAAATTCATGAAATCACCTAAAGAAGTTAGCATAAAATCTAATATTAAAACTAGACCAGATATTACCCAAAGATATTGGTTTGTTTATGGTATGCGTAAACATGAAGCATTAGTTCGTTTTTTAGAGGTGGAAGATTTTGATGCAGCAATTATTTTTGTACGTACTAAAAATGCTACATTAGAAGTTTCTGCAGCACTTGAAAGTAGTGGTTATAATAGTTCAGCATTAAATGGTGATATGAACCAAACTTTACGTGAACAAACATTAGAACGTCTAAAAGATGGACGTCTTGACATATTAATAGCTACTGATATTGCAGCAAGAGGTCTGGACGTTGAACGTATTAGTTTGGTTATTAACTATGATATACCTATGAATGCTGAATCTTATGTTCATAGAATTGGTCGTACTGGAAGAGCTGGAAGAGCTGGTCGTGCTCTCTTGTTCGTAGATCATCGTGAACGTAGGTTCTTACGTAATATTGAACGTACTATAAAGCAATCTATTCCTGAAATTTATTTGCCTAATTCTTCTGTTTTAAGTGAACGACGACAAGCTAAATTTACTGAAAATATTTTAAAGCAATTAAAAATAGGTAATTTAGAAAAATATCGTTTATTATTGAATAAATTCAGTAATGTTAATGGGTTAGATATAGAAACTTTAGCTTCAATTTTATTAAAAATGGCACAAGGTAATCGACCATTAATATTACCACCAGATCCAGTTAATAAAAATAAATATCAAATTAGTAAGAAAAATGAAATTTCTCCTAATAAAGTTTTTTCTAAATGTAAAAAAAGAAAACGTGAAAGGCATACTACCCATGGTGATATGCAATTATATCGTATTGAAGTTGGTCTTAATGATGGCGTTGAAGTTAGGCATATTGTTGGTGCAATTGCTAATGAAGCAGATATTAATAGTCGTTATATTGGTAATATTGAGTTATTTGCTTATCATTCAACGATAGAATTATTAAAAGGTATACCAAATGAAATATTTAATCATTTAACACATACACGTATTTTAAATAAACCAATTAGAATGCAATTATTAAGTAAAAAAAATTTATTTGAACATAATAATAGTACATGCTACCGTAATTATAGTGAATTTCGCAAACGAGGACGTAGATTTAGTAATGAACATGAACGTGAACACTTCAGAAATCGTAATTCTGAACATCATAATTCTATTTTACGTCGTAAGATAAATTGTAATATTTAATATTAGGTAAAACTTAAAATTTTTCTAATAACAAAAAAATATTTAGTTGAATTTTAATTTTATCTTTATACCTTAAAATAGCATGTAAATATAAATATAATTTATAGTACTAATATACTAAAAAAGTAATTTTTATCCTGTTGAATTAATTAATTTTAGAATTATAAAATTAATATTTTCTGAATATACATATTTTATAAAATTTTAAATTTTAATTTTTTTTGAAAAAACTTTTATTTTTGCTAAATGGTCAAGTACTACTTATTTTTTATAATATTCTTATTATTTGAAATAATATACATAATTTTTAGAAAATATTTATAATTATAAGTTTGATTTATATGACATTTTATTATTTAAATATTAGAATTTGATATAATAATTTGGCATTCATTTTTAATCTATATAAATTAATAATATGTGTTTAACTACATATTATTAATTACCGCATTACGATTAAAGATTTGTTCACAATATTTACAAATTAAGATAACGTCATGATTTTGTTTTATAATGTTAAAACTGCTAATAATAGGCTCATTATGACTAATGCAGTTGGTATTAGGACAAATTAGCACTTCATCAATTTGTTCTGGTATATTAATTGATAATTTTTTTTCTACTTTATAATCTTTGATACAATTAATTGTAGCATTTGGAGCATATATTGCTAATTTATTTGCTTGTTCAGAAGTTAGAAAAGTATTTTCAATTTTAATTAAATCTTTTCTTCCTAATAAATTAGATGGTAAATTTAATCCTACTGTAATACGTTGATCAGTTTGTGTTAATTTAAATAATAAAAGCAATTTAAAACCTATTTTAGCAGTTATATGATCTATAACGGTACCACATCTAATTGCTTCGACTTGTAATTTATGATTATTAGCCATATTTTATATACCTTATAAATTAATATTTTTTTTTAAAATCATAGCTAAAATAGCTTGTCTTGCATAAATACCATTGCCAGCTTGTTGAAAATAATAAGCATGTGATGTGTGATCAACATCAGTAGTGATTTCATCAATACGGGGTAAAGGATGTAAAACTTTCATAGTTGGCTTAGCGTTAATTAATTCGTTAGTAGTTAAAATAAATTTATCTTTAATATTAGCATATTCTGAAGGATCTAGGCGTTCTTTTTGTACTCTTGTGATATAGAGAATATCTAATTTTTGTAAAACTGATCCTATATTATTATGTAAACTATAGATAATCCTTTTTTCTCTTAGTAGCTGTAAAAAATTGAATGGCATAGCCAAATCTTTTGGGGAAATAAAATAAAAAGTATTATTATCAAATTTTGATAATGCTTGAGTTAATGAATGAACAGTTCGCCCATATTTTAAGTCACCAATCATTGCTATATGTAAATTATTTAAACTACCTTGAGTTTCTTGAATGGTAAGCAAATCAAGAAGGGTTTGTGTAGGGTGTTGATTCGCTCCATCACCAGCGTTAATTACAGGAATATTTCCTGAAAAATTAGCTGCTAAACGAGATGCTCCTTCTTGTGGATTACGGATTATAATAGCGTCAACATATTGACTAATAACCGATATTGTATCGGCCAAAGTTTCACCTTTTTTACCTAAAGATGTATGATTTCTATCAGAAAACCCTACTACAGAAGCACCTAAGCGATATATTGCTGTTTCAAAAGAAAGCCGTGTTCGTGTAGAAGCTTCAAAAAAACAACTAGCAATTACTTTATTTTTTAAGAGATTTGGTTGAGGCTTTTTTTTTAGTGATGTAGCAACTTTAAGTATACTAATTATATCTTTACGGTTTAAATCATTAATTGAGATTATGTCTTTAAGATATAAAGGATTAACCATATTATTATTTTCCTTCTTATGTCATACATAAAGATGTAGACTTTAAAAAAAATAATTAGTTATTAACTAATTATTTATATTTTTGATAAAAAATATTTAAGATTAATATGTTATGATAATTTTTATAAATTTATTATCCAACATGTTTTCTTAATTTTATATTAGTTTTTTATGGAAAAATCTTATCGTTATAAGATAAAAATCAATTTTTTAATAAATTAATAATAAAACTTAATATTATCATATAATATTAAGTTTTATTATTCAATAAATACATTATATCAATAAAATGATATTTTTTTATAAGTTAAATTTTTAATAAATTTTCCTAATTATTTAAATTAATTATATTTATATGATAATAAACTGCAGATTCTTATTAAAAATAAAATAAAAAATTATTCATAAATATGAATATTAATTTATTTATATCTTGGCATAATAAAAAATGTAATTAATATTTTTGTAAATAAAATTAGTGTTATTTATATTAATTGGCTTATTTGAAGATTATTTGAATATTTTTATTTTTAATATCTTTTAATTAAATTTAATAAGAGATAATTTGATTTTTTTAAAGTATTTAATATATTTATTTCTGTATATTATTTTTTTTGTAATAAAAATTTTTACAAATTTATTATAGAGTCATATATAAAATAATTTATTACTAGTAATAGTACAAATAACTAATAAATTATTAAAATACTTTATTAGTTATTTGATATAAAATAGTCATAATTTATGCTAAGATTAAGATATAAATATACACTATAATTACATATACGAATTAATACTTTTGATTTGTCTTTTTTATTAATTAAAGTTAAGTATAAATCTATAAACTTTATAAATAATTATTTTTTGACATAAAATAGTGTTTCGTTAAATTTATTTTAGTATATTTGATTTTTGATTAATAAGTTGTTGCTTTATTTTTAAACAGTTATTAAGTCGACTACGTTCTTTTTCTACAATAGAAAAAGGCGCCTGTTTAATAAAGTTATCATTAGATAGAATTCTTTCAATAGAAGATATTTTTTTAGTCAATTGTTTTAATTCTTTATCTATTCGTGATAATTCGATTTTTTTATCTATTAGATTTATTATTGGAATGAATATTTCAATATCTTCTTCTATCCTTTTAGATATAGCAAGTGGTCTTGGTTGTATTTTATTTAAAATAATAATAGATTTAAGGCTAGTCATTGATTTAATAAAATGTATATTTTTTATTACACTTTGTTTAGCAGTATTATTAGTACCATTGAACATCATATAGAGTGATATATTAGATGAAATATTCATTTCTACCTTAATATGACGTATAGCGATAATAATTTTTTTTATCAATTCTAAATCAGATCTTGCTGTTTCGTTAATTTTAGTTGTTTCAAAAATTGGAAATGGTTGTAACATTATAGAATTTTGATGTATTCCTTTTATTATTTTTATATGTTGCCAAATAGTTTCAGTAATAAATGGAATAATAGGATGTGCTAATCGTAATAAACTTTCTAGTATTTCAACTAAAGTATAACGAGCTGCCCGAATATTTATTTCATTACCTTTTAAAATAATTATTTTTGATAATTCTAAATACCAATCACAAAATTGATTCCAAGTAAATTTATATAAAATATTTGCAGCAATATCAAAACGATAAGAATCTAATGCTTCGCGATATAGTTTTATAGTTTGATTAAATTCAGCTATGATCCATTGATCTGCTAATGAAAAAGTCATTTTTCCACCATCTTGCCCACAATCATAACCTATAGTATTAATTAGTACATAACGACTTGCATTCCACAGTTTATTACAAAAATTATGGTAACCAGTAAGTCGTCTTATATCCCAATTAATATTCTGCCCTGTGGATGCTAATGTTGCAAGAGTAAAACGTAAAGCGTCAGCACCATGTGCTTTAATGCCATATGGATACTCCTTGCGAGTGCATTGAGCAATTTTTTTGGCTAATTGTGGTTGCATCATATTACTAGTACGTTTTATTAATAAATCTTCTAAAGAGATGCCATCAATTATATCTAGTGGATCAATAACATTACCTTTTGATTTTGACATTTTTTTTCCTTCTTCATCTCGAATTAAACCTGTCATGTAAACTATTTTAAAAGGTACTTGTCCTTTACCATTTTCATCTTTTATGAAATACATTGTTAACATAATCATACGAGCAATCCAGAAAAAAATAATATCAAAACCACTCACTAATACATCAGTTGGATGAAATTTCTTCAGTATTTCTTTGCTTTCTTCTTCTGGCCAACCTAATGTTGAAAATGTCCATAAACTAGAAGAAAACCAAGTATCTAATACATCTTCATCTTGTTGTAACTTGGTATCTAAATTTAAATTATTTTTCTTACGAATTTCTTCTTCATTATGGCCTACATATATATTTCCTATTTCATCATACCAAGCTGGTATCCTATGCCCCCACCATAATTGACGTGAAATACACCAATCTTTTATATTATTCATCCAGGAAAAGTATATATTTTCATATTGTTTAGGTAGAAATTTAATCCTACCTTCTTTTACAGCTGTAATTGCTTGTCTTGTTAATGGTATAGTACGAATATACCATTGATTAGTGAGCATTGGTTCAATAACAACACCACCACGATCACTATAAGGAATATTTAGGTTATGCGATTTTACTTTGATTAATAAACCTGATTTTTCTAATTCTTTAACTATAACTTTACGGGCAGCAAAACGTTCTAATCCTCGATAAGATACAGGAATTTCAATTTTTTGAATAATACAATTAGTTTCAGTTATATAAAATATTTCAGCTTGATCTAGAACATGTCCATTAAAATTAAAAATATTTATCATAGGTAAATGATGACGTTTACCTATTTCATAATCATTAAAATCATGTGCTGGAGTAATTTTTACACACCCAGTATTTTGATGCATATCAGTTTCTTTATCACCAATAATAGGAATTATACGATTAACTAATGGAATTAAAACATGTTTACCAATTAAATTATTATAACGTGAATCAGATGGATTAACTGCTATAGCTGTATCTCCGAGTATTGTTTCTGGTCTAGTAGTAGCGATAATTAAATAATTTTTTCCTTCTACGGTTTTTATTCCTTCAGCAAGTGAATATCGCAAATACCACATAAATCCATTTATTTCTTTATTTTCAACTTCTAAATCAGAAATAGCAGTATGAAGTTTAGGATCCCAATTGACTAATCGTTTACCTCGATAAATAAGATTATTTTGATATAGTAAAATAAATGCTTCTTTTACTGCTTTAGAAAATCCATCATCCATAGTAAATCGTTCACGGTTCCAATCAACAGAACCACCTAATCGTCTCATTTGATAAGAAATATTATTACCTAACTCTTTTTTCCATTGCCATATTTTTTCAATAAAAGCTTTTCTACCATAATCATGTCGAGTTTTATTTTCTTCAGCAGCAATTTTATGTTCAACTATCATTTGGGTAGCAATTCCTGCATGGTCTATACCACTTTGTAAAAGAGTATTTTTCCCTTGCATGCGTTGATATCTAATTATTATATCTATAATAGTTTGTTGAAAAGCATGCCCCATATGTAAATTTCCTGTTATATTTGGAGGTGGGATGACAATACAAAAATTGTCTTTATTATTATGAATATATGTTCTAAAAACCTCGTTTTCTTCCCAATATAAATATATTGATTTTTCTATTTCAGATGGTTGATAGATTTTATCTAGTAATATTTTAGAATGAGATCGATTTGTAAAAATTTTTTTCATTTTTATTTTTTAATTATCTATGGACTTTACTGGTTGTTTTGCTATAATTAAATCATATCCCATATTGCGATATATTTTATATCTTTCACGAGCTAATTGCTTTAAATGTTCATCAATAGGTACAAAATCTAAAATTTCATTGAACACTGTAGAAAATTG
This genomic interval from Candidatus Arsenophonus lipoptenae contains the following:
- a CDS encoding valine--tRNA ligase yields the protein MKKIFTNRSHSKILLDKIYQPSEIEKSIYLYWEENEVFRTYIHNNKDNFCIVIPPPNITGNLHMGHAFQQTIIDIIIRYQRMQGKNTLLQSGIDHAGIATQMIVEHKIAAEENKTRHDYGRKAFIEKIWQWKKELGNNISYQMRRLGGSVDWNRERFTMDDGFSKAVKEAFILLYQNNLIYRGKRLVNWDPKLHTAISDLEVENKEINGFMWYLRYSLAEGIKTVEGKNYLIIATTRPETILGDTAIAVNPSDSRYNNLIGKHVLIPLVNRIIPIIGDKETDMHQNTGCVKITPAHDFNDYEIGKRHHLPMINIFNFNGHVLDQAEIFYITETNCIIQKIEIPVSYRGLERFAARKVIVKELEKSGLLIKVKSHNLNIPYSDRGGVVIEPMLTNQWYIRTIPLTRQAITAVKEGRIKFLPKQYENIYFSWMNNIKDWCISRQLWWGHRIPAWYDEIGNIYVGHNEEEIRKKNNLNLDTKLQQDEDVLDTWFSSSLWTFSTLGWPEEESKEILKKFHPTDVLVSGFDIIFFWIARMIMLTMYFIKDENGKGQVPFKIVYMTGLIRDEEGKKMSKSKGNVIDPLDIIDGISLEDLLIKRTSNMMQPQLAKKIAQCTRKEYPYGIKAHGADALRFTLATLASTGQNINWDIRRLTGYHNFCNKLWNASRYVLINTIGYDCGQDGGKMTFSLADQWIIAEFNQTIKLYREALDSYRFDIAANILYKFTWNQFCDWYLELSKIIILKGNEINIRAARYTLVEILESLLRLAHPIIPFITETIWQHIKIIKGIHQNSIMLQPFPIFETTKINETARSDLELIKKIIIAIRHIKVEMNISSNISLYMMFNGTNNTAKQSVIKNIHFIKSMTSLKSIIILNKIQPRPLAISKRIEEDIEIFIPIINLIDKKIELSRIDKELKQLTKKISSIERILSNDNFIKQAPFSIVEKERSRLNNCLKIKQQLINQKSNILK
- the rpsO gene encoding 30S ribosomal protein S15; translated protein: MEMLMYSKANIIAEYSNNKKDTGSNEVQVALLTAKINLLQNHFIKHKKDHHSRRGLLKMVSKRRKQLNYLKIKNFDSYVKLINCLELRH
- the truB gene encoding tRNA pseudouridine(55) synthase TruB gives rise to the protein MRHQKGRDIHGILLLDKPVDISSNNALQKVRYLFNAKKAGHTGSLDPLASGMLPICLGNATKFSQYLLDSDKRYKVIARLGERTDTFDIYGKLICRRPIKINQTQLEKALDTFRGDLIQIPPMYSAIKYHGKPLYKYIRQGITIKRKGRLIKIYDLQCERWQKNELELTIHCSKGTYIRTLIDDLGEFLGCGANVIYLRRLQVGSYSIKNMVTMDNLYTIKQKTNGGIYLNKKLDSLLLPIDSAINHFCEVNVPYTISNFFKKGQSIIIHNNSFSKKMFKGMKVKVTEGDMHKFIGIAEIKEQNIITPIRLVFEN
- the pyrB gene encoding aspartate carbamoyltransferase, with product MVNPLYLKDIISINDLNRKDIISILKVATSLKKKPQPNLLKNKVIASCFFEASTRTRLSFETAIYRLGASVVGFSDRNHTSLGKKGETLADTISVISQYVDAIIIRNPQEGASRLAANFSGNIPVINAGDGANQHPTQTLLDLLTIQETQGSLNNLHIAMIGDLKYGRTVHSLTQALSKFDNNTFYFISPKDLAMPFNFLQLLREKRIIYSLHNNIGSVLQKLDILYITRVQKERLDPSEYANIKDKFILTTNELINAKPTMKVLHPLPRIDEITTDVDHTSHAYYFQQAGNGIYARQAILAMILKKNINL
- a CDS encoding DEAD/DEAH box helicase, producing MTNETEISFADLGLSTPIISALNDLGYEKPSPIQKQCIPYLLDGGDLLGIAQTGSGKTAAFSLPLLHNIDMLLKFPQLLILAPTRELAVQVSEAIIEFSKYMSNIKVVALYGGQRYDLQLRALKNGPQIVVGTPGRLLDHLRRGTLNLFYLRGLVIDEADEMLRMGFIEDVENIMNKIPNKHQTALFSATMRTAIRRITYKFMKSPKEVSIKSNIKTRPDITQRYWFVYGMRKHEALVRFLEVEDFDAAIIFVRTKNATLEVSAALESSGYNSSALNGDMNQTLREQTLERLKDGRLDILIATDIAARGLDVERISLVINYDIPMNAESYVHRIGRTGRAGRAGRALLFVDHRERRFLRNIERTIKQSIPEIYLPNSSVLSERRQAKFTENILKQLKIGNLEKYRLLLNKFSNVNGLDIETLASILLKMAQGNRPLILPPDPVNKNKYQISKKNEISPNKVFSKCKKRKRERHTTHGDMQLYRIEVGLNDGVEVRHIVGAIANEADINSRYIGNIELFAYHSTIELLKGIPNEIFNHLTHTRILNKPIRMQLLSKKNLFEHNNSTCYRNYSEFRKRGRRFSNEHEREHFRNRNSEHHNSILRRKINCNI
- the pnp gene encoding polyribonucleotide nucleotidyltransferase codes for the protein MLNPIIHKFQYGHHTVTIETGIMARQATASVMINMDGTAVFVTVVGQKKIKKGLDFFPLTVNYQERCYAAGRIPGSFFRREGRPSEKEILTARLIDRPIRPLFPEGFVNEIQIIATVVSINPQVNPDIVAMIGASAVLSISGIPFDGPIGAARVGYVDNQYILNPTVDELKISHLDLIVASTSNAVIMIESKADLLTEEQIFGAIIFGHEQQQIVIENINSLTIKINKEKWNWQPDLINEELNIHITELVEKYLCNIFSITEKQERYANIDKIKEDLINTLLKENASLDIIEINKIFSKLERKIVRNRILKNESRIDGREKDMIRSLDVRTGILPRTHGSALFTRGETQALVTVTLGTERDAQIIDEPMGEYIDRFLFHYNFPSYSVGEISMLGTPKRREIGHGYLAKRAMLPVIPKQLEFPYTIRVVSEITESNGSSSMASICGASLALMDAGVPIKSAIAGISMGLVKEKNNFIILSDILGDEDHLGDMDFKVAGSREGISALQMDVKINSITQDIIQIALHQAKGARLHILNIMEEVISRPRDDISEFAPRIHTIRINPIKIKDVIGKGGSVIRALTEETGTIIEINDDGTIKIAATDISKTKAAIRRIEDITAEIEVGRIYNGKVTRIVDFGAFVSISSGKEGLVHISQISEKRVEKVIDYLQLGQEVTVKVLDIDRQNRIKLSIKEVISSKKLF
- the pyrI gene encoding aspartate carbamoyltransferase regulatory subunit; protein product: MANNHKLQVEAIRCGTVIDHITAKIGFKLLLLFKLTQTDQRITVGLNLPSNLLGRKDLIKIENTFLTSEQANKLAIYAPNATINCIKDYKVEKKLSINIPEQIDEVLICPNTNCISHNEPIISSFNIIKQNHDVILICKYCEQIFNRNAVINNM